One genomic region from Methanobrevibacter arboriphilus JCM 13429 = DSM 1125 encodes:
- a CDS encoding transposase, producing the protein MLIFKIVLMSMFFASDISYVVSELKRSHELRKSLGFNQVPESNQIYEFLARFNQNQILEFVIKTLNKEFKPIKRGKRTVLIDGTDIQVDMNWNKQNYTKKFLEKKGLYWAKSASKGFYIGFKLTLALDYHTGQPLTMLIHKGSKHDSELFPEIMEKLRKRRIIRNKDIIIADKGYISFNNYREGILKYKIVPLIFPKENMKINKILSQFNYPLEYFKVKNKKEDIYKELVSKFKKLITKWKKFKKIRGKIEDFFKLTKKGLKNNKFHKYTKESIAKTSYLLVLLTGLIIKQGYNESESMQKLSET; encoded by the coding sequence TTGTTAATTTTTAAAATAGTTTTAATGAGTATGTTTTTCGCATCAGATATTTCATACGTTGTTAGTGAGCTTAAAAGAAGCCATGAGTTGAGAAAGTCTTTAGGATTTAATCAAGTTCCAGAATCAAATCAAATATATGAATTTTTGGCAAGATTTAATCAAAATCAAATACTTGAATTCGTGATTAAAACATTAAATAAGGAATTTAAACCAATTAAAAGAGGAAAACGCACAGTTTTAATTGATGGAACCGATATACAGGTTGATATGAACTGGAACAAGCAAAATTACACTAAAAAATTTCTCGAGAAAAAAGGGCTTTATTGGGCCAAATCAGCTTCAAAAGGGTTTTATATAGGATTTAAATTAACTTTAGCACTTGATTATCACACTGGACAACCATTGACCATGTTAATACATAAAGGATCTAAGCATGACTCCGAATTATTCCCTGAAATAATGGAAAAACTAAGAAAAAGAAGAATAATAAGAAACAAAGACATTATAATAGCAGATAAAGGATATATAAGTTTTAATAATTATCGTGAGGGAATTTTAAAGTATAAAATAGTTCCATTAATATTTCCAAAAGAAAACATGAAAATAAACAAAATTTTAAGCCAATTCAATTATCCTTTAGAATATTTCAAAGTTAAAAACAAAAAAGAAGACATTTACAAAGAATTAGTTTCTAAATTCAAAAAACTAATCACCAAATGGAAGAAATTTAAAAAAATAAGAGGAAAAATCGAAGATTTCTTCAAATTAACCAAAAAAGGACTGAAAAATAACAAATTCCACAAATATACAAAAGAATCCATAGCAAAAACAAGTTATCTGCTTGTACTTTTAACAGGACTCATCATAAAACAAGGATACAACGAATCAGAGAGCATGCAAAAGCTCTCAGAAACCTAA
- a CDS encoding DMT family transporter, with protein MNPWIFLIIAGISEIGWAISLKFSEGFTNVLMSITTVIIMVLSLFFLSLALKYIPIGTAYAVWTAIGAVGVAIIGMVFLGETKSMIRIFCIMLVIGGIVGLKISG; from the coding sequence AGGAATCTCAGAGATTGGATGGGCAATATCTCTTAAATTCTCAGAAGGCTTTACAAATGTTTTAATGTCTATAACAACCGTTATCATTATGGTTTTAAGCTTATTTTTCCTTTCTCTAGCATTGAAATATATACCAATTGGAACTGCATATGCTGTATGGACAGCTATTGGTGCTGTTGGAGTAGCTATTATAGGAATGGTTTTTTTAGGTGAAACAAAGTCAATGATTAGAATATTCTGTATAATGTTAGTAATAGGTGGAATAGTTGGCTTAAAAATTTCAGGATAA